In the genome of Quercus robur chromosome 3, dhQueRobu3.1, whole genome shotgun sequence, one region contains:
- the LOC126719625 gene encoding uncharacterized protein LOC126719625 — protein MEVMMNALKGRVSSDLDDLVNRTDSPFTASVNSFPLPEKFRMPQIESYDGVKDPLDHLETFKTLMHLQGVPDEIMCRAFPTTLKGPARVWFSRLTPKSINTFKELSALFTSHFIGGHRYKKSTACLMNINQREDETLRAYITRFNKEALSIDKADDKILVAAFTSELRKGKFLFSLYKNDPKTMTDVLYRATKYMNVEDALLAREERPKKRERQEDTRQDRRQKVAKTGNQRDEKRSRSPTRRFTNFTPLTAPIDQVLMQIKDERALTFPGKLKGDPNKRPRDKYCRFHRDHGHDTANCYDLKQQIEALIW, from the coding sequence atggaggtcatgatgaacgccctcaaGGGGCGAGTATCTTCTGATCTCGACGATTTAGTGAACAGAACCGACTCACCATTCACCGCGTCTGTCAACTCATTCCCCCTGCCAGAAAAGTTCCGGATGCCGCAGATCGAAAGTTACGACGGGGTCAAGGATCCACTCGATCatctagagaccttcaagaccctgatgcaccttcagggcgTACCAGACGAGATCATGTGCAGGGCGTTCCCGACCACGCTGAAAGGGCCTGCAAGGGTCTGGTTCAGTAGGTTGACACCAAAATCCATCAATACTTTCAAGGAGTTGAGCGCCCTGTTCACCTCACACTTCATAGGCGGACATCGATACAAAAAGTCCACCGCTTGCTTAATGAACATCAACCAACGAGAAGACGAGACGCTGCGAGCCTACATAACTCGTTTCAACAAAGAAGCCCTTTCGATTGACAAAGCTGACGATAAAATACTCGTAGCCGCGTTCACTAGCGAGCTACGGAAGGGTAAGTTCTTGTTTTCCTTATACAAGaatgacccaaaaaccatgacGGACGTTCTCTACAGGGCTACCAAATACATGAATGTAGAAGATGCGCTGCTTGCCCGCGAGGAAAGGCCTAAGAAGAGGGAAAGGCAGGAAGACACAAGACAAGACAGGAGGCAAAAGGTCGCTAAAACCGGGAATCAACGTGATGAAAAGCGCTCCAGATCCCCCACTAGAAGGTTCACCAATTTCACCCCGTTAACCGCCCCAATCGACCAAGTATTgatgcaaatcaaagatgaaAGAGCATTGACCTTCCCTGGAAAGTTGAAGGGAGACCCCAACAAAAGACCGAGagacaagtattgtcgctttcACCGGGACCACGGGCACGACACAGCTAACTGCTATGACCtgaagcagcagattgaggccCTAATCTGGTAG